In Mercurialis annua linkage group LG6, ddMerAnnu1.2, whole genome shotgun sequence, the following are encoded in one genomic region:
- the LOC126687128 gene encoding peroxisomal ATPase PEX6 isoform X3 has protein sequence MVERRRKPLILSSTKFLVQSLLNSPSTADQSKDDDKSPSLMLPAGILRFSEDKIGPLQSKTNSLDDSALVALSTAVLKKLAVTSGSLVLIKNTETNIRRIGQVVVLDPPGNYGHLVCDDDVSRVPNSRTSRTMLVFPSYNFGSDEPRVLDCEVAYLSPLLAFNLDLHVSCLNSLVRQGNDKLVSLFCDSNGGDESCGEVSDDSLIHLALEPLAQLPRYASHLRVSFVKIPECGTLESLKGSSSVEAQDRQEMIDLALHDYFKADRFLARGDVFSICIHWNCNSVVCIHCSKSSQNRNDDVVYFKVVAMEPSDEAILRINCTKTALVLGGTVPSALPPDLLIGEPKDFAPFQQDTVKSLAYVLAPPLCPSALASKFRVSVLLYGPAGCGKRTVVRYISRRLGLHVVEFSCHNLMADRKAFAQAFNTAQRYSPAILLLRHFDVLRNLSSNDGSPNDQVGLISEVASVIREFTQPVPEDNNKYSDGKSDDDPLLKDAGKLIRHQVLFVASAESSEGLPPTVRRCFSHEISMGSMDEEQRAAMISQLLQRGSNLLSTTGLEDSLKDIVGQTSGFMPRDLRALIADAGSNLISKGIMQADETDITDKENSHADKAEQKDESCNSIPQVMGKEYLPKALERSKKRNASALGTPKVPNVKWEDVGGLEDVKKSILDTVQLPLLHKDLFSSGLRKRSGVLLYGPPGTGKTLLAKAVATECSLNFLSVKGPELINMYIGESEKNVRDIFQKARSARPCVIFFDELDSLAPARGASGDSGGVMDRVVSQ, from the exons ATGGTGGAGAGAAGGAGAAAACCTCTAATCCTCTCTTCAACCAAATTCCTCGTCCAATCCTTACTTAATTCTCCTTCCACGGCTGACCAATCCAAAGACGATGACAAATCACCGTCTCTGATGTTACCGGCCGGAATTCTTCGATTCTCCGAGGACAAAATCGGACCACTACAGTCTAAAACAAACTCTCTCGACGATTCTGCTTTAGTTGCTCTTTCCACTGCTGTTCTCAAAAAACTAGCCGTCACTTCTGGTTCTTTg GTGCTTATCAAGAATACTGAAACGAATATAAGGAGGATTGGACAGGTTGTGGTTTTAGATCCTCCTGGAAATTATGGTCATTTAGTATGTGATGATGATGTTAGTAGAGTGCCGAATTCGCGGACTTCTCGTACAATGCTTGTTTTTCCTTCGTATAATTTTGGTTCGGATGAGCCTCGGGTTTTGGACTGTGAAGTTGCGTATTTGTCTCCACTGTTAGCTTTTAACCTTGACTTGCATGTGTCTTGTTTGAATTCGCTTGTTCGTCAAGGGAATGATAAGTTAGTGTCTCTTTTTTGTGATTCGAATGGTGGCGATGAGAGTTGCGGAGAAGTGAGTGATGATTCTTTGATACATTTAGCGTTGGAACCTTTGGCTCAATTGCCGAGATATGCCTCGCATTTGAGAGTTTCTTTTGTTAAGATACCAGAATGTGGTACACTTGAGTCTTTGAAAGGAAGTTCTTCTGTTGAAGCTCAAGATCGTCAAGAAATGATTGATTTGGCATTACACGACTACTTTAAAGCTGATAGGTTTCTTGCAAGAGGGGATGTTTTCAGCATCTGTATACATTGGAATTGCAATTCTGTTGTTTGTATTCATTGCAGCAAAAGTTCGCAAAATAGAAATGATGATGTTGTTTACTTCAAG GTTGTGGCAATGGAGCCATCAGATGAAGCCATCCTTCGGATCAATTGCACGAAAACAGCCCTTGTGCTTGGGGGAACTGTTCCTTCTGCTCTTCCCCCAGATTTGCTGATTGGTGAACCTAAAGATTTTGCCCCTTTTCAACAGGACACAGTGAAAAGTTTAGCATATGTACTTGCACCACCTTTGTGCCCATCTGCTCTTGCTTCAAAATTTAGAGTTTCTGTCCTATTATATGGTCCAGCAG GATGTGGAAAGAGGACTGTTGTGAGATACATTTCCCGTCGATTGGGCCTTCATGTTGTGGAGTTCAGCTGTCACAATCTAATGGCTGACAGAAAGGCATTTGCTCAAGCTTTCAACACAGCTCAAAG ATACTCACCCGCAATATTACTCCTCCGCCATTTTGATGTCCTCCGAAATTTGAGCTCAAATGATGGTTCACCAAATGATCAAGTGGGTCTCATCTCAGAAGTTGCATCAGTCATAAGGGAATTCACTCAACCAGTTCCTGAGGACAATAACAAGTACTCTGATGGAAAATCAGATGATGATCCT TTACTCAAGGATGCTGGAAAGTTAATTAGGCATCAGGTGCTATTTGTTGCATCTGCGGAGAGTTCTGAGGGACTACCGCCCACTGTGAGACGTTGCTTTAGCCATGAAATAAGCATGGGCTCTATGGATGAAGAACAACGGGCTGCAATGATATCCCAATTACTGCAACGTGGTTCTAATCTCCTCTCTACT ACTGGGTTAGAAGACTCTCTGAAGGACATAGTTGGACAGACATCTGGTTTCATGCCTAGGGATTTACGTGCTTTAATCGCTGATGCTGGCTCAAACTTAATCTCAAAGGGTATTATGCAAGCTGATGAAACTGATATTACAGATAAGGAAAATTCTCATGCAGACAAAGCAGAGCAGAAAGATGAATCATGCAACTCTATACCTCAGGTTATGGGGAAGGAATACTTGCCTAAAGCATTGGAGCGATCTAAGAAAAGGAATGCATCAGCACTGGGTACTCCAAAG GTTCCAAATGTAAAATGGGAAGATGTTGGAGGGCTTGAGGATGTGAAGAAATCAATTTTGGATACTGTTCAG TTACCTCTCCTGCATAAGGATTTGTTTTCATCTGGATTGCGTAAGCGCTCTGGTGTTCTGCTATATGGTCCTCCAGGGACAGGAAAA ACTTTACTCGCAAAAGCTGTTGCAACAGAATgttccttgaactttttaagtGTAAAAGGGCCTGAACTGATCAACATGTACATAGGAGAGTCTGAGAAAAATGTCCGCGACATTTTTCAGAAG GCAAGATCAGCACGTCCATGTGTTATATTTTTTGACGAGCTTGATTCGCTTGCTCCAGCCCGGGGTGCCTCAGGAGATTCTGGGGGTGTTATGGACAGAGTAGTTTCTCAG TAG
- the LOC126687128 gene encoding peroxisomal ATPase PEX6 isoform X1: MVERRRKPLILSSTKFLVQSLLNSPSTADQSKDDDKSPSLMLPAGILRFSEDKIGPLQSKTNSLDDSALVALSTAVLKKLAVTSGSLVLIKNTETNIRRIGQVVVLDPPGNYGHLVCDDDVSRVPNSRTSRTMLVFPSYNFGSDEPRVLDCEVAYLSPLLAFNLDLHVSCLNSLVRQGNDKLVSLFCDSNGGDESCGEVSDDSLIHLALEPLAQLPRYASHLRVSFVKIPECGTLESLKGSSSVEAQDRQEMIDLALHDYFKADRFLARGDVFSICIHWNCNSVVCIHCSKSSQNRNDDVVYFKVVAMEPSDEAILRINCTKTALVLGGTVPSALPPDLLIGEPKDFAPFQQDTVKSLAYVLAPPLCPSALASKFRVSVLLYGPAGCGKRTVVRYISRRLGLHVVEFSCHNLMADRKAFAQAFNTAQRYSPAILLLRHFDVLRNLSSNDGSPNDQVGLISEVASVIREFTQPVPEDNNKYSDGKSDDDPLLKDAGKLIRHQVLFVASAESSEGLPPTVRRCFSHEISMGSMDEEQRAAMISQLLQRGSNLLSTTGLEDSLKDIVGQTSGFMPRDLRALIADAGSNLISKGIMQADETDITDKENSHADKAEQKDESCNSIPQVMGKEYLPKALERSKKRNASALGTPKVPNVKWEDVGGLEDVKKSILDTVQLPLLHKDLFSSGLRKRSGVLLYGPPGTGKTLLAKAVATECSLNFLSVKGPELINMYIGESEKNVRDIFQKARSARPCVIFFDELDSLAPARGASGDSGGVMDRVVSQMLAEIDGLNDSTQDLFIIGASNRPDLIDAALLRPGRFDKLLYVGVNSDASYRERVLKALTRKFTLHQDISLYSIAKRCPQTFTGADMYALCADAWFHAAKRKVLGSDSESSSQVHQADSVVVEYDDFIKVLAELSPSLSIAELKKYEALRDQFEGSSK, translated from the exons ATGGTGGAGAGAAGGAGAAAACCTCTAATCCTCTCTTCAACCAAATTCCTCGTCCAATCCTTACTTAATTCTCCTTCCACGGCTGACCAATCCAAAGACGATGACAAATCACCGTCTCTGATGTTACCGGCCGGAATTCTTCGATTCTCCGAGGACAAAATCGGACCACTACAGTCTAAAACAAACTCTCTCGACGATTCTGCTTTAGTTGCTCTTTCCACTGCTGTTCTCAAAAAACTAGCCGTCACTTCTGGTTCTTTg GTGCTTATCAAGAATACTGAAACGAATATAAGGAGGATTGGACAGGTTGTGGTTTTAGATCCTCCTGGAAATTATGGTCATTTAGTATGTGATGATGATGTTAGTAGAGTGCCGAATTCGCGGACTTCTCGTACAATGCTTGTTTTTCCTTCGTATAATTTTGGTTCGGATGAGCCTCGGGTTTTGGACTGTGAAGTTGCGTATTTGTCTCCACTGTTAGCTTTTAACCTTGACTTGCATGTGTCTTGTTTGAATTCGCTTGTTCGTCAAGGGAATGATAAGTTAGTGTCTCTTTTTTGTGATTCGAATGGTGGCGATGAGAGTTGCGGAGAAGTGAGTGATGATTCTTTGATACATTTAGCGTTGGAACCTTTGGCTCAATTGCCGAGATATGCCTCGCATTTGAGAGTTTCTTTTGTTAAGATACCAGAATGTGGTACACTTGAGTCTTTGAAAGGAAGTTCTTCTGTTGAAGCTCAAGATCGTCAAGAAATGATTGATTTGGCATTACACGACTACTTTAAAGCTGATAGGTTTCTTGCAAGAGGGGATGTTTTCAGCATCTGTATACATTGGAATTGCAATTCTGTTGTTTGTATTCATTGCAGCAAAAGTTCGCAAAATAGAAATGATGATGTTGTTTACTTCAAG GTTGTGGCAATGGAGCCATCAGATGAAGCCATCCTTCGGATCAATTGCACGAAAACAGCCCTTGTGCTTGGGGGAACTGTTCCTTCTGCTCTTCCCCCAGATTTGCTGATTGGTGAACCTAAAGATTTTGCCCCTTTTCAACAGGACACAGTGAAAAGTTTAGCATATGTACTTGCACCACCTTTGTGCCCATCTGCTCTTGCTTCAAAATTTAGAGTTTCTGTCCTATTATATGGTCCAGCAG GATGTGGAAAGAGGACTGTTGTGAGATACATTTCCCGTCGATTGGGCCTTCATGTTGTGGAGTTCAGCTGTCACAATCTAATGGCTGACAGAAAGGCATTTGCTCAAGCTTTCAACACAGCTCAAAG ATACTCACCCGCAATATTACTCCTCCGCCATTTTGATGTCCTCCGAAATTTGAGCTCAAATGATGGTTCACCAAATGATCAAGTGGGTCTCATCTCAGAAGTTGCATCAGTCATAAGGGAATTCACTCAACCAGTTCCTGAGGACAATAACAAGTACTCTGATGGAAAATCAGATGATGATCCT TTACTCAAGGATGCTGGAAAGTTAATTAGGCATCAGGTGCTATTTGTTGCATCTGCGGAGAGTTCTGAGGGACTACCGCCCACTGTGAGACGTTGCTTTAGCCATGAAATAAGCATGGGCTCTATGGATGAAGAACAACGGGCTGCAATGATATCCCAATTACTGCAACGTGGTTCTAATCTCCTCTCTACT ACTGGGTTAGAAGACTCTCTGAAGGACATAGTTGGACAGACATCTGGTTTCATGCCTAGGGATTTACGTGCTTTAATCGCTGATGCTGGCTCAAACTTAATCTCAAAGGGTATTATGCAAGCTGATGAAACTGATATTACAGATAAGGAAAATTCTCATGCAGACAAAGCAGAGCAGAAAGATGAATCATGCAACTCTATACCTCAGGTTATGGGGAAGGAATACTTGCCTAAAGCATTGGAGCGATCTAAGAAAAGGAATGCATCAGCACTGGGTACTCCAAAG GTTCCAAATGTAAAATGGGAAGATGTTGGAGGGCTTGAGGATGTGAAGAAATCAATTTTGGATACTGTTCAG TTACCTCTCCTGCATAAGGATTTGTTTTCATCTGGATTGCGTAAGCGCTCTGGTGTTCTGCTATATGGTCCTCCAGGGACAGGAAAA ACTTTACTCGCAAAAGCTGTTGCAACAGAATgttccttgaactttttaagtGTAAAAGGGCCTGAACTGATCAACATGTACATAGGAGAGTCTGAGAAAAATGTCCGCGACATTTTTCAGAAG GCAAGATCAGCACGTCCATGTGTTATATTTTTTGACGAGCTTGATTCGCTTGCTCCAGCCCGGGGTGCCTCAGGAGATTCTGGGGGTGTTATGGACAGAGTAGTTTCTCAG ATGCTTGCAGAAATTGATGGCCTAAATGACTCTACACAA GACCTGTTTATCATAGGTGCAAGCAATAGACCAGATCTGATTGATGCAGCGCTTCTCCGTCCTGGCCGATTTGATAAGCTACTATACGTTGGAGTTAATTCTGATGCATCTTACAGGGAACG GGTCCTTAAGGCACTTACCCGTAAGTTTACATTGCATCAAGATATTTCTCTTTACTCAATCGCAAAGAGATGCCCCCAAACCTTCACTGGTGCAGACATGTATGCTTTATGTGCGGATGCTTGGTTTCATGCTGCAAAGCGCAag GTTTTGGGTTCAGATTCAGAGTCTTCATCCCAGGTTCATCAAGCTGATTCAGTGGTTGTTGAATATGATGATTTTATAAAG GTCTTGGCTGAGCTGTCTCCCTCTCTGTCCATAGCAGAGCTTAAGAAGTATGAAGCGCTGCGAGATCAGTTTGAAGGATCGTCGAAATGA
- the LOC126687128 gene encoding peroxisomal ATPase PEX6 isoform X2, whose product MVERRRKPLILSSTKFLVQSLLNSPSTADQSKDDDKSPSLMLPAGILRFSEDKIGPLQSKTNSLDDSALVALSTAVLKKLAVTSGSLVLIKNTETNIRRIGQVVVLDPPGNYGHLVCDDDVSRVPNSRTSRTMLVFPSYNFGSDEPRVLDCEVAYLSPLLAFNLDLHVSCLNSLVRQGNDKLVSLFCDSNGGDESCGEVSDDSLIHLALEPLAQLPRYASHLRVSFVKIPECGTLESLKGSSSVEAQDRQEMIDLALHDYFKADRFLARGDVFSICIHWNCNSVVCIHCSKSSQNRNDDVVYFKVVAMEPSDEAILRINCTKTALVLGGTVPSALPPDLLIGEPKDFAPFQQDTVKSLAYVLAPPLCPSALASKFRVSVLLYGPAGCGKRTVVRYISRRLGLHVVEFSCHNLMADRKAFAQAFNTAQRYSPAILLLRHFDVLRNLSSNDGSPNDQVGLISEVASVIREFTQPVPEDNNKYSDGKSDDDPDAGKLIRHQVLFVASAESSEGLPPTVRRCFSHEISMGSMDEEQRAAMISQLLQRGSNLLSTTGLEDSLKDIVGQTSGFMPRDLRALIADAGSNLISKGIMQADETDITDKENSHADKAEQKDESCNSIPQVMGKEYLPKALERSKKRNASALGTPKVPNVKWEDVGGLEDVKKSILDTVQLPLLHKDLFSSGLRKRSGVLLYGPPGTGKTLLAKAVATECSLNFLSVKGPELINMYIGESEKNVRDIFQKARSARPCVIFFDELDSLAPARGASGDSGGVMDRVVSQMLAEIDGLNDSTQDLFIIGASNRPDLIDAALLRPGRFDKLLYVGVNSDASYRERVLKALTRKFTLHQDISLYSIAKRCPQTFTGADMYALCADAWFHAAKRKVLGSDSESSSQVHQADSVVVEYDDFIKVLAELSPSLSIAELKKYEALRDQFEGSSK is encoded by the exons ATGGTGGAGAGAAGGAGAAAACCTCTAATCCTCTCTTCAACCAAATTCCTCGTCCAATCCTTACTTAATTCTCCTTCCACGGCTGACCAATCCAAAGACGATGACAAATCACCGTCTCTGATGTTACCGGCCGGAATTCTTCGATTCTCCGAGGACAAAATCGGACCACTACAGTCTAAAACAAACTCTCTCGACGATTCTGCTTTAGTTGCTCTTTCCACTGCTGTTCTCAAAAAACTAGCCGTCACTTCTGGTTCTTTg GTGCTTATCAAGAATACTGAAACGAATATAAGGAGGATTGGACAGGTTGTGGTTTTAGATCCTCCTGGAAATTATGGTCATTTAGTATGTGATGATGATGTTAGTAGAGTGCCGAATTCGCGGACTTCTCGTACAATGCTTGTTTTTCCTTCGTATAATTTTGGTTCGGATGAGCCTCGGGTTTTGGACTGTGAAGTTGCGTATTTGTCTCCACTGTTAGCTTTTAACCTTGACTTGCATGTGTCTTGTTTGAATTCGCTTGTTCGTCAAGGGAATGATAAGTTAGTGTCTCTTTTTTGTGATTCGAATGGTGGCGATGAGAGTTGCGGAGAAGTGAGTGATGATTCTTTGATACATTTAGCGTTGGAACCTTTGGCTCAATTGCCGAGATATGCCTCGCATTTGAGAGTTTCTTTTGTTAAGATACCAGAATGTGGTACACTTGAGTCTTTGAAAGGAAGTTCTTCTGTTGAAGCTCAAGATCGTCAAGAAATGATTGATTTGGCATTACACGACTACTTTAAAGCTGATAGGTTTCTTGCAAGAGGGGATGTTTTCAGCATCTGTATACATTGGAATTGCAATTCTGTTGTTTGTATTCATTGCAGCAAAAGTTCGCAAAATAGAAATGATGATGTTGTTTACTTCAAG GTTGTGGCAATGGAGCCATCAGATGAAGCCATCCTTCGGATCAATTGCACGAAAACAGCCCTTGTGCTTGGGGGAACTGTTCCTTCTGCTCTTCCCCCAGATTTGCTGATTGGTGAACCTAAAGATTTTGCCCCTTTTCAACAGGACACAGTGAAAAGTTTAGCATATGTACTTGCACCACCTTTGTGCCCATCTGCTCTTGCTTCAAAATTTAGAGTTTCTGTCCTATTATATGGTCCAGCAG GATGTGGAAAGAGGACTGTTGTGAGATACATTTCCCGTCGATTGGGCCTTCATGTTGTGGAGTTCAGCTGTCACAATCTAATGGCTGACAGAAAGGCATTTGCTCAAGCTTTCAACACAGCTCAAAG ATACTCACCCGCAATATTACTCCTCCGCCATTTTGATGTCCTCCGAAATTTGAGCTCAAATGATGGTTCACCAAATGATCAAGTGGGTCTCATCTCAGAAGTTGCATCAGTCATAAGGGAATTCACTCAACCAGTTCCTGAGGACAATAACAAGTACTCTGATGGAAAATCAGATGATGATCCT GATGCTGGAAAGTTAATTAGGCATCAGGTGCTATTTGTTGCATCTGCGGAGAGTTCTGAGGGACTACCGCCCACTGTGAGACGTTGCTTTAGCCATGAAATAAGCATGGGCTCTATGGATGAAGAACAACGGGCTGCAATGATATCCCAATTACTGCAACGTGGTTCTAATCTCCTCTCTACT ACTGGGTTAGAAGACTCTCTGAAGGACATAGTTGGACAGACATCTGGTTTCATGCCTAGGGATTTACGTGCTTTAATCGCTGATGCTGGCTCAAACTTAATCTCAAAGGGTATTATGCAAGCTGATGAAACTGATATTACAGATAAGGAAAATTCTCATGCAGACAAAGCAGAGCAGAAAGATGAATCATGCAACTCTATACCTCAGGTTATGGGGAAGGAATACTTGCCTAAAGCATTGGAGCGATCTAAGAAAAGGAATGCATCAGCACTGGGTACTCCAAAG GTTCCAAATGTAAAATGGGAAGATGTTGGAGGGCTTGAGGATGTGAAGAAATCAATTTTGGATACTGTTCAG TTACCTCTCCTGCATAAGGATTTGTTTTCATCTGGATTGCGTAAGCGCTCTGGTGTTCTGCTATATGGTCCTCCAGGGACAGGAAAA ACTTTACTCGCAAAAGCTGTTGCAACAGAATgttccttgaactttttaagtGTAAAAGGGCCTGAACTGATCAACATGTACATAGGAGAGTCTGAGAAAAATGTCCGCGACATTTTTCAGAAG GCAAGATCAGCACGTCCATGTGTTATATTTTTTGACGAGCTTGATTCGCTTGCTCCAGCCCGGGGTGCCTCAGGAGATTCTGGGGGTGTTATGGACAGAGTAGTTTCTCAG ATGCTTGCAGAAATTGATGGCCTAAATGACTCTACACAA GACCTGTTTATCATAGGTGCAAGCAATAGACCAGATCTGATTGATGCAGCGCTTCTCCGTCCTGGCCGATTTGATAAGCTACTATACGTTGGAGTTAATTCTGATGCATCTTACAGGGAACG GGTCCTTAAGGCACTTACCCGTAAGTTTACATTGCATCAAGATATTTCTCTTTACTCAATCGCAAAGAGATGCCCCCAAACCTTCACTGGTGCAGACATGTATGCTTTATGTGCGGATGCTTGGTTTCATGCTGCAAAGCGCAag GTTTTGGGTTCAGATTCAGAGTCTTCATCCCAGGTTCATCAAGCTGATTCAGTGGTTGTTGAATATGATGATTTTATAAAG GTCTTGGCTGAGCTGTCTCCCTCTCTGTCCATAGCAGAGCTTAAGAAGTATGAAGCGCTGCGAGATCAGTTTGAAGGATCGTCGAAATGA